TCACTTCTTTTTCCGAGGGTAGTTGCATATAATTTGTAGCGCTACTAAAACGCCAATCTTCTGGTTTAAATACATAACCCGCTTCCACCGGGTTATTATGAATATAGTGCAGTTTCTGTTCTGTAATTTCAGGTGTACTGAGTTCAGCAGGATGATTCCCTTCCTGCCACAATTGAAAGCCCTTGTGATGGGCGCTTTTTTCACCCGCGCGTTTCATCATCCAAAGCATCCATTCTTTTCGACTCTCGCCCGGATGGTTATGAATCGCTTCCTTCAGCGTTCGCGATGTATAGCTTTTAAAATCACGCATGATACCTTCCAGAGGTTCCTTGCTTGAGCCGATGATCAAATGAATATGGCTTGGCATGATACAGTAAGCATACAGCTCAAGCCCTTTATTATTTTCGCAAAAAGTGAGACTTTCCATTATGGTTTTGCAATAATCGGTTCTCGAGAACAAATCTATCCAATAGACTACCGCAAAACTCACGAAATAAAGGTGCCCATCATTTACAAACTTGTATTTGCTGCTCATAAACTAAATATAGCCGTTTTGATTTGGCACGAGCGGACGCTCGCGCCAGTGCAAGGGTGAGAATCAAGGCGCATCTTGCGCTTTAAAATGCCGGAGGCAATTCAAGCCGACACTAGCGAGACGCGCGCGACAGCAGGAAACGAATAAAACGCTTTAGGCACTCTTTATAAATTCCAGCCGTATAGTACTACAATCCATTTCGGGGGCTATATCTATCAGGTAAAATTGCTTTTTATTGAATTCGCGGTTACAATAATCTTCTATGAACTTGGTTTCGCGGGTATTGGCCTCAAGCAACAGGTAATTGTCTATCATCTGTTGTTCGCGCTCTTCGGTAGAGCTAAGCGTTATTATATAGGTTATATCCGGGTCGTTGTTTTCAACCTTTATCAATTTGTGTTCCATCTATATGCTAATATAAGTGTTCGGGCTGCATTGGCGCGGGATTTAGCCTCTTTTCACATTTGTTCCCTCTCGGCGTAGGCTTAGCCTACGCCGAGATGCGGTATTACCGTTTCCAATTATTTCTACCCATCTAATTTCCACGGCTCCAATCACCCACTGGCGCGAGCGTACGCTCGTGCCAACACCACACATAGCGAGCAACTATTAATGATAGAACGGCCCTAACAAAATCACTTCCCTTTCCGAGGGTAGTTGCATATAATTCGTAGCGCTACTAAAACGCCAATCTTCTGGTTTAAATACATAACCCGCTTCCACCGGGTGAGCTAATAGTTATCGGTTCTGTACAGATTTCTTACTTTCGCTAACAAATGTTAGTTATGGCTACCGCTGTATTATCTACCAAACAGAATATACGTCAAGCTGCTCAGCGGCTTTTCCGCGACCGGGGCTATGCGTCTGTTGGCATGCGCGAACTGGCAAAAAAAGTTGGCATCGAGGCCCCAAGTATTTATAATCACTATAAAAGCAAGGACGATATCCTTCGGGAAATCTGCTTTGAAATTGGAGAGCAGTTTTTCAAAGCCGTTGACTCAATTAATACTAATGAAAAGTCGGTTAAAGTACTTCGGGCTTACATCAAGGCGCATATTGGTGTGATGGCGAATAATATGGAAGCATCGAATGTCTTTTTTCACGAGTGGATGTTTTTGGAAGAGCCTAATCTTGGCAAATTCAAGAAAATGCGTCAACAATACGAACAGAAATACAGGGAAGTGATTGACAAGGGGATTAAAAAGGGAGATTTGAAACCTTTAAACACGCGACTTATCATTCTTACTATCTTTTCGGCTATCAATTCCACCTATGATTTGTACAAATCCAGCGAGAAACTGAGCCAGGAGGAGATCGCGGAACAGATAACTGATTTACTATTAAAAGGGTTGAAGAGTTAGTTGTTGGTTGATAGTTGTTAGAAATGAGTGAGTATAAGACATATAAAGAATTGGACGTTTGGAAAAAGGCAAGGTTGCTTGTAAAAGAAGTGTATAGGGTCACAAAGTCATTTCCAAAAGAAGAAGTTTATGGTCTCACCAGTCAGTTAAGGCGTGCATCAGTATCGGTGGCCGCAAATATCTCGGAGGGGTGTGGTCGCCAGTATAAAAAAGAGACGATTCAGTTTCTGCATATAGCCCGTGGATCACTTTATGAAATACATAGGGAAATCAGAATTAAACTAATAACCAGCAACGAACAACTGTCAACTAAATAAAAAACCATGTACGGAAGCACAAACCTGAGCGAAGAAGATGCAAAGCGGATGGACTCCACTGCTGAAGATGCAGTGAAGTTACACGCCTTTGAAGAACGCATTTCCAGAGGTGAAAAGATAGAACCTAATGACTGGATGCCTGCGGAATATCGCAAGCAACTCATTCGGATGATTGAACAACATGCCCACTCAGAAATTGTAGGGGCCTTGCCGGAAGGCACTTGGATTACTCGTGCCCCCAATTTCAGAAGAAAACTTGCTCTGATTGC
The sequence above is a segment of the Bacteroidota bacterium genome. Coding sequences within it:
- a CDS encoding four helix bundle protein, which translates into the protein MSEYKTYKELDVWKKARLLVKEVYRVTKSFPKEEVYGLTSQLRRASVSVAANISEGCGRQYKKETIQFLHIARGSLYEIHREIRIKLITSNEQLSTK
- a CDS encoding transposase — encoded protein: MSSKYKFVNDGHLYFVSFAVVYWIDLFSRTDYCKTIMESLTFCENNKGLELYAYCIMPSHIHLIIGSSKEPLEGIMRDFKSYTSRTLKEAIHNHPGESRKEWMLWMMKRAGEKSAHHKGFQLWQEGNHPAELSTPEITEQKLHYIHNNPVEAGYVFKPEDWRFSSATNYMQLPSEKEVILLGPFCH
- a CDS encoding TetR family transcriptional regulator, whose protein sequence is MATAVLSTKQNIRQAAQRLFRDRGYASVGMRELAKKVGIEAPSIYNHYKSKDDILREICFEIGEQFFKAVDSINTNEKSVKVLRAYIKAHIGVMANNMEASNVFFHEWMFLEEPNLGKFKKMRQQYEQKYREVIDKGIKKGDLKPLNTRLIILTIFSAINSTYDLYKSSEKLSQEEIAEQITDLLLKGLKS